A single region of the Malus sylvestris chromosome 8, drMalSylv7.2, whole genome shotgun sequence genome encodes:
- the LOC126632053 gene encoding uncharacterized protein LOC126632053 isoform X2 has translation MTGVRCHEKKKMMGRGAVGGCGTEERPCPIPRVRPKIPATQLEILEKSSSSLRIDFFSQARKALCERSPFDVPEDGSSSSVPTTLPRGLASFLSRQSDSRKRHKKSHAGAEKKSFRQRERSRGNNIWVETEDYFRPLTLPDIDALSQVSELSNLASHKCFSIPVVGNVPRRNANENVNANGVVVSEEDANGGKSNCVVVKDEGINGGNANDAIVMDENANDQNANDGVVKAECAYEWNANSVVVEKVNENGGNENRVVEDEVKTEKDEHSMEIDSVGASGLPPSGLEWLLGYRNKISLTSERPSKKRKVLGSDAGLEKVLIAAPCDGNSSLCHFCCMGDAGNLSNPLIVCSSCKVGVHQKCYGVLENVDASWLCSWCKKKTDTSDSVKPCVLCSKQGGALKPIIKSVENGGSMDFVHLFCCQWMPEVYIEDLAKMEPIINVGGIIETRRKLICNICKVKWGACVRCSHGTCRTSFHPLCAREARQRMEIWGKYGCDNVELRAFCSKHSEVPENKLPKLRIGPRNGDKTAVPIEALDITSDKSGDSESQEIVFPIPRLNPRLTSECGNAQPMINAGAFERSKEDVNASNSLKFSLILKKLIDCGKVNVKDVALDVGLSPDSLSASLADGTMVPDVQGRIVKWLKDHSNLDLKQKNGKMKLRSAMSSMAEFGDSDGSEAASLSESDMADVAVKSVPPWRRTKSSIRFLKDDKVISSSKGIFNDNGTLDKIKVDQPVTDEQENLSRVSVPDPVEKNPTEADVFQHSLLTHSPRSEGLLAKPLNCSLLQMGQEQLATIPLQGTSAIANEGQSFSVAKPVIPEFNKSDAEDPGFYVHPYIENKLLQMQTGVSLENSIYGSSEGEISRLEASSHASVCCNHQNKHPKCCDIIFKSDEMKLEQLVKARKMGVLEICPGDEMEGELIYYQHRLLNNAIARKHFTDNLVSNVAKSLPLEIDAARRQKWDAVLVNQYLWELREAKKQGRKERRHKEAQAVLAAATAAAAASSRISSFRKEVLDESSHQENVTKLNTSSGRSSFSSQMMPRPKETFPRVAVPRISVEKHSGFVHSVTDSSKEHPRSCDICRRYETLLNPILVCCSCKVAIHLDCYRRTRESTGPWYCELCEEMSSTCIAGAPVNFWEKDHFVAECGLCGGKTGAFRKSSDGKWVHAFCAEWIFESTFRRGQVSLIEGMETISKGLDFCYICRRKCGVCIKCNFGNCQSTFHPSCARSSGFYMNVKTFGGKIQHKAYCEKHSVEQRTKAETQIHGTEELENLRKIRVELERVRLLCDRIIKREKVKRELLICSHDLLAVRRDHVARTVLVNSPFLPPDVSSESATTSLNGHTDDYKSCSDAIQRSDDVTVDSTISVKRRRVPISIDNDPKTDDDSSTSQNHSTKKLLERPQVSDKHIPCGASSAATCKLSEDGGWRSKSRKHAETFEKELVMTSDQASMKNMKLPKGYAYVPADCIPNEKQINQDACSGEQPQGDG, from the exons ATGACCGGAGTCCGATGTcacgagaagaagaagatgatgggtAGGGGTGCGGTCGGAGGTTGCGGCACCGAGGAGAGGCCTTGCCCAATTCCTAGGGTTCGGCCCAAAATTCCGGCTACCCAACTGGAAATTCTAGAGAAGTCGTCGAGCTCTTTGAGAATTGATTTTTTCTCGCAGGCTAGGAAGGCTTTGTGTGAGCGCTCTCCTTTTGATGTTCCCGAGGACGGCTCATCTTCGAGTGTGCCCACCACCTTGCCTAGGGGTTTGGCTAGCTTCTTGTCGAGGCAGTCGGATAGTCGAAAGCGGCATAAGAAGTCGCATGCCGGCGCTGAGAAGAAGAGTTTTCGGCAGAGAGAGAGGTCCCGGGGTAATAACATTTGGGTGGAGACTGAGGACTACTTTAGACCATTGACACTGCCTGATATTGATGCGTTGTCTCAGGTATCCGAGCTTAGTAATTTAGCTTCTCACAAGTGTTTTTCGATTCCGGTTGTGGGAAATGTTCCGAGGCGGAATGCGAATGAGAACGTTAATGCAAACGGAGTTGTTGTCAGTGAGGAGGATGCAAATGGCGGTAAGTCAAATTGTGTTGTTGTCAAGGATGAAGGTATAAATGGGGGGAATGCAAATGATGCCATTGTCATGGATGAGAATGCAAACGATCAGAATGCTAATGATGGTGTCgtcaaggctgagtgtgcatatgaaTGGAATGCCAATTCGGTTGTAGTTGAAAAAGTGAATGAAAATGGTGGAAATGAAAATAGGGTTGTCGAAGACGAGGTTAAGACAGAGAAGGATGAACATTCCATGGAAATAGATAGTGTGGGAGCTTCTGGGTTGCCCCCTAGTGGTCTTGAGTGGCTTTTAGGGTACAGGAATAAGATTTCTTTAACATCAGAGCGCCCGTCAAAGAAGCGGAAGGTTCTAGGTTCTGATGCAGGATTGGAGAAAGTGTTAATAGCGGCTCCATGTGATGGGAATTCATCTTTATGCCATTTCTGCTGCATGGGTGACGCAGGGAACTTGTCAAACCCATTGATTGTCTGTAGTTCTTGTAAGGTTGGAGTTCATCAGAAGTGCTATGGAGTACTAGAGAATGTAGATGCTTCATGGTTATGCTCTTGGTGTAAGAAGAAGACTGATACTAGTGATTCAGTAAAGCCATGTGTGCTTTGCTCAAAGCAGGGTGGCGCTTTAAAGCCAATTATTAAGAGCGTTGAAAATGGTGGATCTATGGATTTTGTTCACTTGTTTTGCTGTCAATGGATGCCTGAGGTTTATATAGAGGACTTAGCAAAGATGGAGCCTATCATAAACGTTGGAGGAATAATTGAAACCCGCAGAAAGTTAATATGTAACATATGCAAGGTGAAGTGGGGCGCTTGTGTTCGATGCAGTCATG GAACTTGCAGAACTTCGTTTCATCCATTATGTGCGAGGGAGGCAAGACAGAGAATGGAAATTTGGGGAAAATATGGGTGCGATAAT GTTGAGCTGAGGGCCTTTTGTTCAAAGCACTCAGAAGTACCAG AAAACAAATTACCCAAGTTAAGGATAGGCCCTAGAAATGGTGATAAAACTGCAGTACCTATTGAGGCTCTAGATATTACTTCTGACAAATCGGGTGATAGTGAATCACAGGAGATAGTGTTTCCTATTCCAAGATTAAATCCTAGGCTGACATCGGAGTGTGGTAATGCACAGCCGATGATTAATGCAGGGGCATTTGAGAGAAGCAAAGAGGATGTTAATGCTTCTAATTCCCTTAAATTTTCTCTGATTTTAAAGAAG CTGATTGATTGTGGAAAAGTTAATGTGAAGGATGTGGCATTGGACGTTGGTCTCTCACCTGATTCTTTATCTGCATCACTTGCT GATGGTACTATGGTGCCTGATGTGCAAGGAAGAATAGTTAAATGGCTAAAAGACCATTCTAACTTGGATTTAAAGCagaaaaatggaaaaatgaAATTAAGATCAGCAATGTCATCCATGGCTGAGTTTGGGGATTCTGATGGCTCTGAAGCTGCTTCATTATCGGAGTCTGATATGGCAGATGTAGCTGTTAAGTCAGTACCCCCATGGAGAAGAACCAAAAGCAGTATTAGGTTTCTGAAGGATGACAAAGTAATAAGCTCATCCAAGGGGATCTTTAATGACAATGGCACATTGGACAAGATTAAGGTTGATCAACCTGTCACTGATGAACAAGAAAATTTAAGTAGAGTGTCTGTCCCTGATCCTGTTGAGAAG AATCCAACAGAGGCCGATGTGTTTCAACATTCTTTGCTGACACATTCACCTAGATCAGAAG GTCTTTTAGCTAAACCCTTGAATTGCAGCCTTTTGCAAATGGGTCAAGAGCAGTTGGCTACTATTCCTTTGCAGGGTACCTCAGCAATTGCAAATGAAGGTCAATCGTTTTCAGTTGCAAAACCGGTTATTCCTGAATTCAA TAAATCTGACGCTGAAGATCCTGGTTTTTATGTCCATCCATAtattgaaaataagttgttgCAGATGCAGACTGGGGTGTCCTTAGAAAATTCAATATATG GTTCAAGTGAGGGAGAAATTTCACGTCTGGAGGCATCCTCCCATGCAAGTGTTTGCTGTAATCACCAAAATAAGCATCCAAAATGCTGTGACATCATTTTTAAATCCGATGAGATGAAACTAGAACAGTTGGTTAAGGCTCGAAAAATGGGAGTTCTAGAAATCTGTCCAGGTGATGAAATGGAAGGAGAGCTTATTTATTACCAGCATAGGTTGCTCAACAATGCGATTGCAAGAAAGCATTTTACTG ATAATTTGGTATCTAATGTTGCTAAGAGTCTTCCATTGGAGATTGATGCAGCACGGAGGCAAAAATGGGATGCTGTACTCGTTAACCAGTATCTTTGGGAGCTTAGGGAGGCAAAGAAGCAGGGTAGGAAGGAGAGACGGCATAAAGAAGCACAGGCTGTGCTAGCAGCTGcaactgctgctgctgctgcctcTTCTAGGATTTCATCATTTAGGAAAGAGGTTCTTGACGAATCTTCCCATCAGGAG AATGTGACGAAGTTGAATACTTCTAGTGGGAGGTCCAGCTTTTCCTCACAGATGATGCCGCGACCTAAAGAGACATTTCCGAGGGTGGCTGTTCCCCGGATTTCTGTGGAAAAACACTCTGGTTTTGTTCATTCAGTCACTGATTCTTCCAAAGAACATCCTAGATCTTGTGACATCTGCAGACGTTATGAAACGTTGTTAAACCCGATCTTAGTCTGTTGTAGTTGCAAG GTTGCCATTCACTTGGATTGCTATCGTAGGACTAGAGAATCTACAGGTCCATGGTATTGTGAATTGTGTGAAGAAATGTCATCAACTTGTATTGCTGGTGCTCCTGTCAATTTTTGGGAGAAAGATCATTTTGTTGCAGAATGTGGTTTATGTGGTGGCAAAACAGGTGCATTTAGGAAGTCTTCTGATGGTAAATGGGTACATGCCTTTTGTGCCGAG TGGATCTTTGAGTCAACATTCAGAAGGGGGCAAGTATCTCTCATTGAGGGAATG GAGACGATTTCTAAGGGGCTTGATTTTTGTTATATCTGCCGACGCAAATGTGGTGTCTGCATAAAA TGTAACTTTGGCAATTGTCAGTCAACATTTCATCCTTCCTGTGCTAGAAGTTCTGGTTTTTACATGAATGTGAAAACTTTCGGTGGAAAGATCCAACACAAGGCATACTGTGAAAAGCATAGTGTTGAGCAGAGGACGAAG GCTGAAACACAAATACATGGAACTGAGGAGTTAGAGAACCTCAGGAAAATCAGA GTTGAACTGGAGAGGGTACGACTACTTTGTGATAGAATCATCAAACGAGAAAAAGTAAAG CGGGAACTGCTCATTTGTTCACATGACCTTCTTGCTGTCAGGAGAGATCATGTTGCTCGGACAGTGCTTGTTAATAGTCCTTTCCTGCCACCTGATGTTAGTTCTGAATCGGCTACAACATCTCTTAACGGACATACAGATGATTACAAATCATGCAGTGATGCAATTCAAAGATCAGATGATGTGACTGTAGATAGTACAATTTCTGTGAAGCGGCGGAGAGTTCCTATAAGTATTGACAATGACCCAAAAACAGATGATGACAGCTccacatcccaaaaccattctACCAAAAAGCTCTTGGAGAGGCCACAAGTTTCTGATAAACATATTCCTTGTGGAGCTTCTAGTGCTGCAACTTGTAAGCTTTCGGAagatggaggatggaggtcaaaATCTAGGAAG CATGCTGAGACTTTTGAGAAAGAACTGGTAATGACATCGGATCAAGCATcgatgaaaaatatgaaattaccCAAAGGATATGCATATGTTCCTGCTGATTGCATTCCAAATGAAAAGCAGATCAACCAGGATGCTTGTTCTGGTGAACAACCGCAAGGAGACGGGTAG
- the LOC126632053 gene encoding uncharacterized protein LOC126632053 isoform X1, whose amino-acid sequence MTGVRCHEKKKMMGRGAVGGCGTEERPCPIPRVRPKIPATQLEILEKSSSSLRIDFFSQARKALCERSPFDVPEDGSSSSVPTTLPRGLASFLSRQSDSRKRHKKSHAGAEKKSFRQRERSRGNNIWVETEDYFRPLTLPDIDALSQVSELSNLASHKCFSIPVVGNVPRRNANENVNANGVVVSEEDANGGKSNCVVVKDEGINGGNANDAIVMDENANDQNANDGVVKAECAYEWNANSVVVEKVNENGGNENRVVEDEVKTEKDEHSMEIDSVGASGLPPSGLEWLLGYRNKISLTSERPSKKRKVLGSDAGLEKVLIAAPCDGNSSLCHFCCMGDAGNLSNPLIVCSSCKVGVHQKCYGVLENVDASWLCSWCKKKTDTSDSVKPCVLCSKQGGALKPIIKSVENGGSMDFVHLFCCQWMPEVYIEDLAKMEPIINVGGIIETRRKLICNICKVKWGACVRCSHGTCRTSFHPLCAREARQRMEIWGKYGCDNVELRAFCSKHSEVPGNNNSQLVSPSVSADKNSNVSNHLPMALSENKLPKLRIGPRNGDKTAVPIEALDITSDKSGDSESQEIVFPIPRLNPRLTSECGNAQPMINAGAFERSKEDVNASNSLKFSLILKKLIDCGKVNVKDVALDVGLSPDSLSASLADGTMVPDVQGRIVKWLKDHSNLDLKQKNGKMKLRSAMSSMAEFGDSDGSEAASLSESDMADVAVKSVPPWRRTKSSIRFLKDDKVISSSKGIFNDNGTLDKIKVDQPVTDEQENLSRVSVPDPVEKNPTEADVFQHSLLTHSPRSEGLLAKPLNCSLLQMGQEQLATIPLQGTSAIANEGQSFSVAKPVIPEFNKSDAEDPGFYVHPYIENKLLQMQTGVSLENSIYGSSEGEISRLEASSHASVCCNHQNKHPKCCDIIFKSDEMKLEQLVKARKMGVLEICPGDEMEGELIYYQHRLLNNAIARKHFTDNLVSNVAKSLPLEIDAARRQKWDAVLVNQYLWELREAKKQGRKERRHKEAQAVLAAATAAAAASSRISSFRKEVLDESSHQENVTKLNTSSGRSSFSSQMMPRPKETFPRVAVPRISVEKHSGFVHSVTDSSKEHPRSCDICRRYETLLNPILVCCSCKVAIHLDCYRRTRESTGPWYCELCEEMSSTCIAGAPVNFWEKDHFVAECGLCGGKTGAFRKSSDGKWVHAFCAEWIFESTFRRGQVSLIEGMETISKGLDFCYICRRKCGVCIKCNFGNCQSTFHPSCARSSGFYMNVKTFGGKIQHKAYCEKHSVEQRTKAETQIHGTEELENLRKIRVELERVRLLCDRIIKREKVKRELLICSHDLLAVRRDHVARTVLVNSPFLPPDVSSESATTSLNGHTDDYKSCSDAIQRSDDVTVDSTISVKRRRVPISIDNDPKTDDDSSTSQNHSTKKLLERPQVSDKHIPCGASSAATCKLSEDGGWRSKSRKHAETFEKELVMTSDQASMKNMKLPKGYAYVPADCIPNEKQINQDACSGEQPQGDG is encoded by the exons ATGACCGGAGTCCGATGTcacgagaagaagaagatgatgggtAGGGGTGCGGTCGGAGGTTGCGGCACCGAGGAGAGGCCTTGCCCAATTCCTAGGGTTCGGCCCAAAATTCCGGCTACCCAACTGGAAATTCTAGAGAAGTCGTCGAGCTCTTTGAGAATTGATTTTTTCTCGCAGGCTAGGAAGGCTTTGTGTGAGCGCTCTCCTTTTGATGTTCCCGAGGACGGCTCATCTTCGAGTGTGCCCACCACCTTGCCTAGGGGTTTGGCTAGCTTCTTGTCGAGGCAGTCGGATAGTCGAAAGCGGCATAAGAAGTCGCATGCCGGCGCTGAGAAGAAGAGTTTTCGGCAGAGAGAGAGGTCCCGGGGTAATAACATTTGGGTGGAGACTGAGGACTACTTTAGACCATTGACACTGCCTGATATTGATGCGTTGTCTCAGGTATCCGAGCTTAGTAATTTAGCTTCTCACAAGTGTTTTTCGATTCCGGTTGTGGGAAATGTTCCGAGGCGGAATGCGAATGAGAACGTTAATGCAAACGGAGTTGTTGTCAGTGAGGAGGATGCAAATGGCGGTAAGTCAAATTGTGTTGTTGTCAAGGATGAAGGTATAAATGGGGGGAATGCAAATGATGCCATTGTCATGGATGAGAATGCAAACGATCAGAATGCTAATGATGGTGTCgtcaaggctgagtgtgcatatgaaTGGAATGCCAATTCGGTTGTAGTTGAAAAAGTGAATGAAAATGGTGGAAATGAAAATAGGGTTGTCGAAGACGAGGTTAAGACAGAGAAGGATGAACATTCCATGGAAATAGATAGTGTGGGAGCTTCTGGGTTGCCCCCTAGTGGTCTTGAGTGGCTTTTAGGGTACAGGAATAAGATTTCTTTAACATCAGAGCGCCCGTCAAAGAAGCGGAAGGTTCTAGGTTCTGATGCAGGATTGGAGAAAGTGTTAATAGCGGCTCCATGTGATGGGAATTCATCTTTATGCCATTTCTGCTGCATGGGTGACGCAGGGAACTTGTCAAACCCATTGATTGTCTGTAGTTCTTGTAAGGTTGGAGTTCATCAGAAGTGCTATGGAGTACTAGAGAATGTAGATGCTTCATGGTTATGCTCTTGGTGTAAGAAGAAGACTGATACTAGTGATTCAGTAAAGCCATGTGTGCTTTGCTCAAAGCAGGGTGGCGCTTTAAAGCCAATTATTAAGAGCGTTGAAAATGGTGGATCTATGGATTTTGTTCACTTGTTTTGCTGTCAATGGATGCCTGAGGTTTATATAGAGGACTTAGCAAAGATGGAGCCTATCATAAACGTTGGAGGAATAATTGAAACCCGCAGAAAGTTAATATGTAACATATGCAAGGTGAAGTGGGGCGCTTGTGTTCGATGCAGTCATG GAACTTGCAGAACTTCGTTTCATCCATTATGTGCGAGGGAGGCAAGACAGAGAATGGAAATTTGGGGAAAATATGGGTGCGATAAT GTTGAGCTGAGGGCCTTTTGTTCAAAGCACTCAGAAGTACCAGGTAACAACAACAGTCAATTAGTATCTCCCTCTGTCTCTGCTGACAAGAACTCAAATGTCTCCAACCATCTTCCTATGGCATTGTCAGAAAACAAATTACCCAAGTTAAGGATAGGCCCTAGAAATGGTGATAAAACTGCAGTACCTATTGAGGCTCTAGATATTACTTCTGACAAATCGGGTGATAGTGAATCACAGGAGATAGTGTTTCCTATTCCAAGATTAAATCCTAGGCTGACATCGGAGTGTGGTAATGCACAGCCGATGATTAATGCAGGGGCATTTGAGAGAAGCAAAGAGGATGTTAATGCTTCTAATTCCCTTAAATTTTCTCTGATTTTAAAGAAG CTGATTGATTGTGGAAAAGTTAATGTGAAGGATGTGGCATTGGACGTTGGTCTCTCACCTGATTCTTTATCTGCATCACTTGCT GATGGTACTATGGTGCCTGATGTGCAAGGAAGAATAGTTAAATGGCTAAAAGACCATTCTAACTTGGATTTAAAGCagaaaaatggaaaaatgaAATTAAGATCAGCAATGTCATCCATGGCTGAGTTTGGGGATTCTGATGGCTCTGAAGCTGCTTCATTATCGGAGTCTGATATGGCAGATGTAGCTGTTAAGTCAGTACCCCCATGGAGAAGAACCAAAAGCAGTATTAGGTTTCTGAAGGATGACAAAGTAATAAGCTCATCCAAGGGGATCTTTAATGACAATGGCACATTGGACAAGATTAAGGTTGATCAACCTGTCACTGATGAACAAGAAAATTTAAGTAGAGTGTCTGTCCCTGATCCTGTTGAGAAG AATCCAACAGAGGCCGATGTGTTTCAACATTCTTTGCTGACACATTCACCTAGATCAGAAG GTCTTTTAGCTAAACCCTTGAATTGCAGCCTTTTGCAAATGGGTCAAGAGCAGTTGGCTACTATTCCTTTGCAGGGTACCTCAGCAATTGCAAATGAAGGTCAATCGTTTTCAGTTGCAAAACCGGTTATTCCTGAATTCAA TAAATCTGACGCTGAAGATCCTGGTTTTTATGTCCATCCATAtattgaaaataagttgttgCAGATGCAGACTGGGGTGTCCTTAGAAAATTCAATATATG GTTCAAGTGAGGGAGAAATTTCACGTCTGGAGGCATCCTCCCATGCAAGTGTTTGCTGTAATCACCAAAATAAGCATCCAAAATGCTGTGACATCATTTTTAAATCCGATGAGATGAAACTAGAACAGTTGGTTAAGGCTCGAAAAATGGGAGTTCTAGAAATCTGTCCAGGTGATGAAATGGAAGGAGAGCTTATTTATTACCAGCATAGGTTGCTCAACAATGCGATTGCAAGAAAGCATTTTACTG ATAATTTGGTATCTAATGTTGCTAAGAGTCTTCCATTGGAGATTGATGCAGCACGGAGGCAAAAATGGGATGCTGTACTCGTTAACCAGTATCTTTGGGAGCTTAGGGAGGCAAAGAAGCAGGGTAGGAAGGAGAGACGGCATAAAGAAGCACAGGCTGTGCTAGCAGCTGcaactgctgctgctgctgcctcTTCTAGGATTTCATCATTTAGGAAAGAGGTTCTTGACGAATCTTCCCATCAGGAG AATGTGACGAAGTTGAATACTTCTAGTGGGAGGTCCAGCTTTTCCTCACAGATGATGCCGCGACCTAAAGAGACATTTCCGAGGGTGGCTGTTCCCCGGATTTCTGTGGAAAAACACTCTGGTTTTGTTCATTCAGTCACTGATTCTTCCAAAGAACATCCTAGATCTTGTGACATCTGCAGACGTTATGAAACGTTGTTAAACCCGATCTTAGTCTGTTGTAGTTGCAAG GTTGCCATTCACTTGGATTGCTATCGTAGGACTAGAGAATCTACAGGTCCATGGTATTGTGAATTGTGTGAAGAAATGTCATCAACTTGTATTGCTGGTGCTCCTGTCAATTTTTGGGAGAAAGATCATTTTGTTGCAGAATGTGGTTTATGTGGTGGCAAAACAGGTGCATTTAGGAAGTCTTCTGATGGTAAATGGGTACATGCCTTTTGTGCCGAG TGGATCTTTGAGTCAACATTCAGAAGGGGGCAAGTATCTCTCATTGAGGGAATG GAGACGATTTCTAAGGGGCTTGATTTTTGTTATATCTGCCGACGCAAATGTGGTGTCTGCATAAAA TGTAACTTTGGCAATTGTCAGTCAACATTTCATCCTTCCTGTGCTAGAAGTTCTGGTTTTTACATGAATGTGAAAACTTTCGGTGGAAAGATCCAACACAAGGCATACTGTGAAAAGCATAGTGTTGAGCAGAGGACGAAG GCTGAAACACAAATACATGGAACTGAGGAGTTAGAGAACCTCAGGAAAATCAGA GTTGAACTGGAGAGGGTACGACTACTTTGTGATAGAATCATCAAACGAGAAAAAGTAAAG CGGGAACTGCTCATTTGTTCACATGACCTTCTTGCTGTCAGGAGAGATCATGTTGCTCGGACAGTGCTTGTTAATAGTCCTTTCCTGCCACCTGATGTTAGTTCTGAATCGGCTACAACATCTCTTAACGGACATACAGATGATTACAAATCATGCAGTGATGCAATTCAAAGATCAGATGATGTGACTGTAGATAGTACAATTTCTGTGAAGCGGCGGAGAGTTCCTATAAGTATTGACAATGACCCAAAAACAGATGATGACAGCTccacatcccaaaaccattctACCAAAAAGCTCTTGGAGAGGCCACAAGTTTCTGATAAACATATTCCTTGTGGAGCTTCTAGTGCTGCAACTTGTAAGCTTTCGGAagatggaggatggaggtcaaaATCTAGGAAG CATGCTGAGACTTTTGAGAAAGAACTGGTAATGACATCGGATCAAGCATcgatgaaaaatatgaaattaccCAAAGGATATGCATATGTTCCTGCTGATTGCATTCCAAATGAAAAGCAGATCAACCAGGATGCTTGTTCTGGTGAACAACCGCAAGGAGACGGGTAG